The sequence TCATTAAAAAAAATGGTTCTTGGTTTAGTTATAAAGATTTAAAGTTAGGTCAAGGAAGAGATTCTGTAAAAGAATTTTTAAAAGAAAAAAAAAATATTATAAGCGAAATAAAAAAAAATATAATAAATCAATATATACAAAAGTAGTTACAATAAAAATATGAAAATTACTTTTTTAGGAACTGGAACTTCTCAGGGTATTCCCATTATTGGATCTAAACATCCAGTATGTTTATCTAGAAATCCAAAAGATAAAAGATTGAGAAGTTCAATTTTAATTGAAAAAAATAAAAAAAATTTTTTAATTGATTGTGGACCAGATTTTCGATATCAAATGTTACGAGTAAATCATGAAAAATTAGATGCTATTTTTATTACACATGAACATTATGATCACACAGGAGGATTAGATGATGTAAGACCTATTATTTATAATAATAAAAAAACTATACCTATTTATGGATTACGTAGAGTATTAGAAAGTTTAAAAAAAAGATTTTTTTATATTTTTTCAAATAAAAAATCAGATATTTATAAAATATCTGTACATGAATTAGATTTTTATGAAAATTTTTTCTTTGTAGAATATTTTAAAGTAATTCCTTTATCTATATGGCATGGATCTCTACCTATTTTAGGATTTAGGATAGAAAATTTTGCATATATAACAGATGCAAGTAGTATTCCAATTAAAACAATTAAACAATTAAAAGGATTAGATATTTTAGTTTTAAATGTATTAAGAAAAATACCAAAACATCCATCTCATTTTACACTTTCTGAAGCTTTAAATACTATACAGATAATTTGTCCTAAAAAAACCTATTTAACACACATTAGTCATATGTTTGGATTTCATGAAGAAATACAAAAAGAATTACCTAAAAATGTATATATAGCTTATGATGGATTAATTATATAAATAAAATGTTTTCTAAAATTAAAATAATAAATATTGTTTAGATTTATTTTTTTATGTAAGAATTTATTATAAAATGTTAAAAAAAATTCTTTTTTCAACAAGAATAACTTCTTTTTTATTTTTATTGATAGCCTTGTCAATGGGCATAGCTACTTTTATAGAGCAAAAATATTCCACAGATATAGCAAAATTATTTATTTATGAATCAACTTGGTTTGAAATAATCATGTTATTATTTATAATAAATTTATTAGGAAATATATTTAAATATAAATTATGGAATAAAATACCTTTATTTATTTTTCATTTTTCTTTTGTATTAATTTTTATTGGAGGTATTTTATCTAGATATTATAGTTTTGAAGGAATGATATCATTAAGAGAAGGAGAAACTAATAGAAAAATTATTTCTAAAAAAAATTATATAAAATTAAAAATAGTTAAAGGTAATTATACTAAATTTTATCATAAACCCTATATTTTATCTTCTTTTCATAATTCTTTTCAAGGAAAATTTTCTTTTAATGATAGTCCTATAATAATAAAAGTTATAAACTATATTCCATGTGCAAAAATCATTTTTTCAAATAAAAAATCAAAAGATAAAATTATAAAAATAATTTCAACAAATAAAAAAGGTAGAATAGATAATTTTATTAAAAATGGAGAAGTTTTAAAAATAAATAAAGTTTTTTTTTCCTTCAATAAGGAAATACCTTATGGAATAAAAATATTTGAAAAAAAAAATAAGTTATATATAAAATCTTCTTTTTCTGGAAGAACAATAAATATGATAAATGGAAAAACTACTTTTTTTTTAAAAAATTCTTATAATGTTTTAAAAATAAAACAATTATATCAAATACAAATAGATCACAATAATTTGATACAATGGGTAATACCACATGGTATTGTTAAAAAACAATTAAAATATATTAAATCTTGCGAAGAAGAAAAAAATAAAGATACTTTATTAAGTGCTATTACAGTAAAAATATTATTTCATAATAAATATAAAGTATTTACTTTTTTAGGAGGTAAAAATAGTACTGAAATGAGTCCTCCTATATTATTAAATAATCACAAAATATCTATTGGATATGGATCTATATTTTTGGATATTCCCTTTTTTTTACGATTAAATAAATTTAAAGTAGAAAATTATCCAGGTTCTGACTTCCCATCTTTTTTTATGAGTAATGTTACAATAATAGATAAAAAAAATAAAAAAAATTATCATATTTATATGAATAATGTTTTGGATTATAAAGGATATAGATTTTTTCAATCCGGATATGATCCGGATGGTAAAGGATCACATTTTTCTGTAAATAATGATTATTTAGGAACTTATTTTTCTTATATAGGATATATTTTTATGAGTATTGGAATGTTTTTTACTTTGTTTTGGAAAGGAACAAGATTTAGTTTTCTTAAAAAAAGATTAAAATATATTACTTCTAAAAATTATTTAATATTATTTATTTTTCTATTTTTTTCTATAGAAAAAAATTATGCTTTTTCAACTAAAACACAAGAATTTAAAAAAATATCTTTAGAAAATATTTCTGATGTTATTCATATTCCTAAAAAACATGGAGAAAATTTTGGACGTTTATTAGTACAAGATTATAAAGGTAGAATAAAACCTATTAACACTGTAGCTATTGACCTACTTAGAAAAATATATAAAAAAAAATATATAGGAGATATAGATGCTAATCAATGGTTTATATCTATGCATCAAGATAATATATTTTGGACAAAAGTTCCTTTTATTAAAGTAGATAAAAAAGGAGGATTTAATTTTTTAAAAAAAATAAAAGCTAATAAAGAATATTATGTTTCTGTGATGGATCTATATGTTATAGATTCAAAAACATCAAAATTAAAATTTCTTTTTCAAGAAGATTATGAAAACGCTTTTTCAAAAAGTCCAGTACAAAGAAATGAATATGATAAAGCAGTACTTAGTTTAAGTGAGCGTTTAGGTATTATTCATGGTATTTTTATGGGTAAATATATTCGTATTTTTCCTATACCAAATGATAGTAATCATACTTGGTCTAGTTGGATAATATCAGATTCTAATAAGTTAAACCCTTCAGGATTTTATATGTTTAGTAATTATTTGAAATCTTTATTTCATGCTCAAAATGAAAAAAACTGGAATATTGCAGATAACAAAATAGAAAAAATACGATCATATCAATTTAAATATGCTAATAAATCTATTTTACCTTCAGAAAATAAAATATCTATAGAAATTATTTATAATAAACTTGATATATTTTATTTATTATCTTTTTTGTACATATTTTTTGGTATTATTATTATTTTTAATTCTTTTTTTAAAATTTTTTTTCAAAAAAAATATATACATTTTTTTTCTATAATATTTTTTTCAATTCTATTTATTTTATTTTTTATAGAATTTATTGGATTAATTTTAAGGTGGTATATATCTGGACATGCTCCATGGACTAATGGATATGAATCCGCTATTTTTATTAGTTGGATTTTAATTGGTATAGGTTTTTTATTTTATAAAAATCAATTTGTTTTAGGTATTACAGCTATAGCTTCTTCTATTTTATTAATGATAGCACATTATGGAAACATAATGGATCCAGAAATTACTAATTTAGTTCCAGTATTAAAATCTCATTGGTTAATTATACATGTAGCTACAATAACAACTAGTTATGGTTTTTTTTTAACAGGATCATTTTTAGGATTTTTAGTATTTATTTTGTATATTTTAAATAAATATGTCTATAATAAAAAAATTAAAATACATATTAATAGATTAACTATTATTAATGAAATGTGTCTTATTATAGGTATATTTTTATTAACTATAGGAACTTTTTTAGGTTCTGTTTGGGCAAATAATAGTTGGGGTCGTTATTGGAGTTGGGATCCAAAAGAAACTTGGGCACTTATTAGTATAATGATTTATGCTTTTGTTTTACATATGAGATTCATTCCATATATGAATAATGTATTTTTTTTTAATTTATCCAGTATATTATCAATAATGTCAATTATTATGACTTATTTTGGTGTAAATTATTATTTATCTGGATTACATTCTTATGCTAAAGGAGATCCTATTTCTATACCTTATTGGATATATTATAGTTTATCAATTTTATTAATTATTACGATTTTAGCTTTTTTTTCTTCAAAAAGTACTTCGGTATATAAACAATAAGAAGTGAATTTTTATTCATCTTTTTTCAAAAGAAAAACAAAAAATAATTTTAAAAAAAAAGAAAGCACTTTATTTAGAGATGCATTTGGTAATTTACATTTTATAAAACGTTTTTTAATCTTCACTTTTGGTTGTATTTCTTATAACCGTTATAATGGATTTAATCAATTACAATTAAAAGGGACAGAATATATTAAAAATTTACCTGATAAAAAAGTTCTTTTTGTATCTAATCATCAAACTTATTTTGCAGATGTTTTTGCCATGTATCATGTATTTTGTAGTGTAAAAAATGGATTTATAAATACTATTAAAAATCCAATTTATCTTCTAAATCCTAAAGTAAATTTATATTATGT is a genomic window of Blattabacterium cuenoti containing:
- a CDS encoding MBL fold metallo-hydrolase — translated: MKITFLGTGTSQGIPIIGSKHPVCLSRNPKDKRLRSSILIEKNKKNFLIDCGPDFRYQMLRVNHEKLDAIFITHEHYDHTGGLDDVRPIIYNNKKTIPIYGLRRVLESLKKRFFYIFSNKKSDIYKISVHELDFYENFFFVEYFKVIPLSIWHGSLPILGFRIENFAYITDASSIPIKTIKQLKGLDILVLNVLRKIPKHPSHFTLSEALNTIQIICPKKTYLTHISHMFGFHEEIQKELPKNVYIAYDGLII
- the ccsA gene encoding cytochrome c biogenesis protein CcsA: MLKKILFSTRITSFLFLLIALSMGIATFIEQKYSTDIAKLFIYESTWFEIIMLLFIINLLGNIFKYKLWNKIPLFIFHFSFVLIFIGGILSRYYSFEGMISLREGETNRKIISKKNYIKLKIVKGNYTKFYHKPYILSSFHNSFQGKFSFNDSPIIIKVINYIPCAKIIFSNKKSKDKIIKIISTNKKGRIDNFIKNGEVLKINKVFFSFNKEIPYGIKIFEKKNKLYIKSSFSGRTINMINGKTTFFLKNSYNVLKIKQLYQIQIDHNNLIQWVIPHGIVKKQLKYIKSCEEEKNKDTLLSAITVKILFHNKYKVFTFLGGKNSTEMSPPILLNNHKISIGYGSIFLDIPFFLRLNKFKVENYPGSDFPSFFMSNVTIIDKKNKKNYHIYMNNVLDYKGYRFFQSGYDPDGKGSHFSVNNDYLGTYFSYIGYIFMSIGMFFTLFWKGTRFSFLKKRLKYITSKNYLILFIFLFFSIEKNYAFSTKTQEFKKISLENISDVIHIPKKHGENFGRLLVQDYKGRIKPINTVAIDLLRKIYKKKYIGDIDANQWFISMHQDNIFWTKVPFIKVDKKGGFNFLKKIKANKEYYVSVMDLYVIDSKTSKLKFLFQEDYENAFSKSPVQRNEYDKAVLSLSERLGIIHGIFMGKYIRIFPIPNDSNHTWSSWIISDSNKLNPSGFYMFSNYLKSLFHAQNEKNWNIADNKIEKIRSYQFKYANKSILPSENKISIEIIYNKLDIFYLLSFLYIFFGIIIIFNSFFKIFFQKKYIHFFSIIFFSILFILFFIEFIGLILRWYISGHAPWTNGYESAIFISWILIGIGFLFYKNQFVLGITAIASSILLMIAHYGNIMDPEITNLVPVLKSHWLIIHVATITTSYGFFLTGSFLGFLVFILYILNKYVYNKKIKIHINRLTIINEMCLIIGIFLLTIGTFLGSVWANNSWGRYWSWDPKETWALISIMIYAFVLHMRFIPYMNNVFFFNLSSILSIMSIIMTYFGVNYYLSGLHSYAKGDPISIPYWIYYSLSILLIITILAFFSSKSTSVYKQ